The following is a genomic window from Papio anubis isolate 15944 unplaced genomic scaffold, Panubis1.0 scaffold240, whole genome shotgun sequence.
CTTGGATCAGGtggatcaggagttggagaccagcctggccaagatggtgaaaccccatctctactaatttTGTGCATTTTGATGCTCACAATAGTAAGTTTTGCAAAATGCTTTGTTACAAAATGATTTAATCTCATTGATCAAAGACTAATGGAAAACCCTAAGGGGATGAAGCACAAGGGTACTCTTCATATCCATATTTTATCCACCATCGACTAGAAGGCATAGGAGTACTCTCTTCCCGCAACCCACACTCAATAGCAGGAAGCTGATATTTGCATGGAATACAAGGGCTACCTGCCAAATGCTAGGTCTTTAAACAATCATTGCCTATTCTAGTTGTAAACACATACAGACTGGTAAAGTCAGCTCAGTCTGAAGTTGCCAGTGTCCTTCCaggctcttctcttttcttttcttttctttttttttcttttcttttctttctttctctctctctctctttctctctttctctctttgttctccttccttccttctttctttcctttcttctctctcttttttctttctcccttcctttctttcttttcttttctttctttctctctttctgcctttctttctttctttctttctttctttctttctttctttctttctttctttctttctttctttctttctttctttctttttctttctttctgcctttctttctttcttttctttctgtctgtctttcttttcttctttctagaaGGAGTTCTGCTCtggttgctctggctggagtgcaatggctcaatctccactcactgcaacctccacctccaggtccaagcgattgtccggcctcagcctcccgagtagcccaccaccacgcccagctaatttttgtctttttttttttttttttttagatgaagactcccagtctgtcacccaggctagagtgcagtggcgcaatctcagctcactgcaatcttcacctcccgggttcaagtgattctcctgcctcagcctcctgagtagctgggactacagaggcacaccgccaccatgcctggcattttaAGTGAAATTTTGTAAGACACCTTTGACCCTAAAGTATCATACTCACAGCATTGATCCCAGAGAGCTGCTGAGAGAGCTGGAGCACAATGGAAATGATGATGGGCTGTCGGTAGCTGGACACTCTAAAGAGCTCCAGCACGGTGACTTGCTTTTCTTGTGACATCCTTACACTCTCATCTTTCATCTCCTGGATGTCTTGAAATACATCCTGGGTGCCCCACAACCACTGGAGGACtggtgaaaagaagaaagaggaaaggataaAGACAATGTGCTGCCCCAAATTCATTCTTCCTGTAAGGCAGCCAGGAAAGGGCCGCATGAGATGAGGTCATCGATAGCATCCATTCCTGAACCCGCCTTCTCACCTCATTCTTTAGGGGCTGAAAATTTTACTCAAGAGTAATCAgagcccagcgcggtggctcatgcctgtaatcccagcactttgggaggccaaggcgtgtggatcacctgaggtcaggagttcgagaccagcctggccaacatggtgaaaccccatctctaataaaaatacaaattagatgggccaggcatggtggctcacacctgtaatcccatcactttgggaggccgaggcaggcgaatcacaaggtgaggagttcgagaccagcctggtcaacatggtgaaaccccatctctaataaaaactagctggcgtggtggcacacacaaaaaaattagctggcgtggtggcacatgcacctgtagtcccagccacttgggaggctaaggcaggagaatcacttgaacctgggaggcagaggttgcagtcagccgagattgcaccactgcactgcagcctgggcaacagagcaagactgcgtctcaaaaaaaaaaaaaaaagaaaagttgcccaggcgcggtgggtcatgcctgtaatgccaccactttgggaggccaaggcgggtggatcacgaggtcaggagattgagaccatcctggctaacacggtgaaacttcatctctactaaaaatacaaaaaattagccaagcatggtggtgggcgcctgtaatccccgctactcaggaggctgaggcaggagaatggtgtgaacttgggaggcagagcttgcagtgagccaagagcatgccactgcactccagcctgggcgacacagggagactctgtctccaaaaaaaaaaaaaaaaagcacaaaattagctgggcgtggtggtggtggcacatgcctataatcccacctactccggaggctgagacaggagaattgcttagaacccaggaggcgaaggttgcagtgagccgagatcgcactactgcactccaggctgggcaacagagcgagattctgtctcgaaaaaagaaaaaacaaggaagagtAATCAGAACCGTCTTCACTTGGATTCTGATGGTCAGGGAAAGGGTACGACAGAAAATAGGTCCAGTACTCTCATCCTTAAAACAAACCACAACCATATACTTCGTATACTAAAGAGTGAAAGATACTCACTCCGCTTAgcattctcctcttcttttctgttaATGAGCAAAAATCTGGGACTTTCAGGGCAACATGGAAGGGTTGCACTTTGTAGGATAGCAGGAAGGATGGTGAAGCCCAATAGCATGGGCCATAGCTCTTCAGACCCAAGGATGAATTCCAGACCAAAGATCTAGAAACCACACAAAGATAATGCTATAAGCCCCATACTTCATAGGCCACAAGTTCATTAAAAAAcaagttggctgggtgcagtagctgacacctgtaattccaggaaggctgagtcaggtggatcaggagttcaagaccagcctggccaagatggtgaaaccccgtctctactaaaaatacaaaaattagccaggcgtgatggtgggcacctgtaatcccagctactcaggaggctgaggcagagaattacttgaacccaggaggtggaggttgcagtgagccgagatcatgccactgccctccagactgggcgacagagtgagactccatctccaaaacaaaataaaacaaaagttcagaaaatcatacattattttaccattggaaaaaataaaaaaattgccaggcacagtggctcacgcccataacccagcattttgggaggccgaggtgggtggatcacctgaggtcaggagtttgagaacagctgggccaacatggtgaaattctgtgtctactaaaaatacaaaaattagctgggcgtggtggtacggacctgtaatcccagccactcgggaagctgaagcatgagaataactaacccaggaggcagaggttgagccgagatcgtgccactgcactctagcctgggggacagagtgacactccgtctcaaaaataaataaataaaaaataaaaaaggaaaaaagaaattgtgtttcttttcctttctctactcAACCTGCTTCTTGAGCTACTATCTATGAGCTATAGTAACAATATCTAAAACTTCCATATATAATTGAACATATGCCAGATATTCTTCAGTGCTTTATCTATGTTAACTTTTTTAATGACCCATGAAACTAACACTCATTAAGTATGAGAAGTTCTAGAGTACCTGGGCCACCAGAATTCCAATTACGATGCCCAGCTGGTTGAGAGTGCCAAAGGCACCCCGCAGGGCAGTAGGCGAGATCTCTCCAATGTACATGGGCACAAAACCTGTGCAGAGTCCGCAGAAGAGGCCAATAACCAAGCGGCCCAGGATCAGCATTTCAACCGACTCAGCTATTTTACACAGTCCCATAAGGCAGCCACCAGCGACAGCCAACAGGTTGACAATCAGCATTGAATTACGCCTGTAAGGTTAATCAAAGACAAAGTGGAATTAGCAAAGTGAGAGGCTCCTAACCTCTCCTCTTTTATCCTCATTATTCTGTTCTTCTCCAGGCTCATATCAACTCCTTTCTCggtctaacttttctttttcactttctttcttttcttttcttttttttttgaaacagagtctcgctctgttgcccaggctggagtgcagtggtgtgatctcggctcactgcaacctctgactcccgtgttcaagcaattctctgcctcacgctcctgagtagctgggataacaggcacctgccaccacgcccagctaattttttgtgtgttttaatagagatggggtttcaccatcttggccaggctggtctttaactcctgacctcatgatccgcccgcctcggccccccaaagtgttgggattgcaggtatgagccaccacacccagaccttttttactttctattatCAGAACATTTATAGTTGGgagtcaggcatgatggtgcccaccggtagtcccagctactcagggagctgaggtgggaggattgcttgagactgggaggtcgaggctatagtgagctatgatcgggccactgcactccagcctgggtgacagagcaagaccctacttCTTGGGCAGAGGGAGGGCACAGGGGGAAGAACATTAGCAAGTAAATTAGGTTGCCTTATCAGTTTTTAAACGTGAGTTCCACTCCATTTCTAGAATATCTAATTGGCAAATTAAAACAGTTCCTTCGTCAGTCATAACTGAAAATATATTCTACCTTCTAAAATAGGTTACTACGCTAGTATAAAATAAGAAGATTCAGttttcagccaggtgcggtggctcatgcctgtaagcttagcactgtgggaggctgaggtgggcggatcacctggggtcaggagttcgagactagcctggccaacatggtgaaaccccatctctactaaaaatacaaaaattagtcgagtgtggtggcgggtgcccataattccagctactcaggaggctgaggcaggagaattacttgaaccagggaggcggaggttgcagtgagccaagattgcaccattgcactccagcctgggtgacaagaacgagactccgtctcaaaaaaaaaagaagattcagttttctttttttggccatTATCTACATTTGCCAGAGACTAAAGATAATTCCTACCAATCCTGTGTAAgataacaaaaacatttatatgagacccttttttttttttttttttgaaaagtaatcaACTTTGGACCTTGTAAATTAAGTATGTTTCTGGAAACCCCATAGTTGAGCTTACTAGGGAATAATTCTGAACTAGCCCTAGCTGGACTGCAAAGGCCAATCACTCACACAGTTCATCTCTTGTGTAGCTGGGCGGGAGCTATGGAGGGTAGAAGAGCTCCAAGCAAGAGCAGTCATATTCGGGGCCAGTTGGACTAGGTTTCCCTTGATTAGAATTCAAGGTGTTCTTATTCAAAGGCATCATCATCTCCCTGCCCTAACTCTCCACACTTGTCCTCAGTGCAGCTGTAGAGCCCACTTCCTTGCCCAGTTTCTAGTCAATACCTGCCAAAGCGGTTGACGAAGAGTCCGACGGAAAAGGAGCCGATCATACCCCCGACGGAGAATATGGCCACAGACAAGGACCAGAGAGACGTGAGCAGCACCTCAGAGGGAAGGGCATTTGCCTTCTCCATCAAACTTTTATTGATAAATTCCTTTATGATCTGCAAAATAAAAGGGTTGGTGGGAGGACACACTATTACAATTggatgagaacaaaagatacaaatatGCTGGGCGcaggggttcacacctgtaatcccagtactttggagggctgaagcggatggatcacctgaggtcaggcgttggagaccaacctgaccaacatggtgaaaccccgtctctactaaaagtacaaaattagcgggttgtagtggcaggcgcctgtaatcccagctgttcgggaggctgaggtgggagaatcgcttgaacctgtgggGCGGAgttttgcggtgagccgagatagcgccattgcactcaggcctgggtgacagagcgagactgcgtctcaaatcaaacaaacaaaacaaatattaggGATCATTTCCTCCCTAGAGAATCAAGGGAATAAATAGACGGGAATGGAAGAGGCAGATAACATATTGGAGTTAATGTTAACTCTCCCTGGAATAGTAATTTTTCATTTGTCCTGAATATCCCAGTAGGTGGCAGCACTGATGTTCACCCCGGCCCTCTGCGAAGCGAATCCAGCTGCTTTGTACCTAACCCCTAAGGGATAATACAGGAAGTCTATCACTGTGGGTGAAAGAGTGGGAGGAAGAACAGCACCGCCCAGGGTTCAGGGAGTAAATGAGCTTTTTGCTTTGATTAAATGAACCCACTAATTTTCCCCACCAATATTGTCTCCATCTTCAGTCTTGGACAGGATAGATACAAAGTTTGTCTTAAAATCCCCTAGTTTGGGGAGGGACCCTCActaactgtgttgcccaggatggtgtttaactcctgggctcaagtgatctttaggcctcagcctccggagtagctgggactccagacaggtgccaccgtgcctggccttaaattcTGATTTCTTGAAACTCTGCTTAAAGGAGTAACTTCCCTATTCCAGATTCTAATTCTTGTGGCCTGGTACTCACTCTCTCAGGAGCATTGATGACCCCAGTGTTGTAGCCAAACTGGAAAGAGCCGATTGTAGCAACTGTGATGGCAAAGATCAGAGCTGGGGTGAcctggagggagggaagacagGGAGGAGAGAGTGGTCCTTAAAACTTGTGATTGGTGACTGTTTCTTATTAATTACGGAGCTGTATTAGGAGAATTTGACCTATGAGTGGTATGGAAAGGACAAACATCAAATGAGATTTAGGTAATTAATGGGGAAGACAAAGGAATAGATTATACTAAAGAACTTATCTGGAGATAAGAATGTGAAGTTAACTTGGtgaaagtggaaagaaaattgGGGAAGGAAGAAGTTAAGAGAAACTGGGTTGGtcagtttggaaatatttaaaaacttgcaTCAGGTAAAGGTAGGCACAGAATTCAATTCAAGAactgggaggggagaggacaACACAGCCTTGGGTAGGATCACTAAGAATTGATCATTTTGGAAACAAACACAGTGCAGTCTGATCTGTACCCAGACTCCACAGAAgaccaggggtggtggtgggggagggtggTGGTAGTTTGTGTCTTCACTGCTGGGCAGCTCTTTGAGTCTCTTATCTCTCAGGGCCATGTAACCTACTGGATCTACCCACTGCATCCTGTTCCCATTTGAATCTTCTGGTTTATTAAATACTGTTCTGCTATCCCTAACCTAACCCCTGGATGGGGGAAGAAAGAACacttggctcactacaaaccTAACAAATAAGACATTTCTGGCTgagcgtggcggctcatgcctgtcatcctagcactttgggaggccgaggcaggtggatcacctgaagtcaggagttcgagaccaccctggccaacatggtgaaaccccatcactactaaagatacaaaaattagccgggcatgatggtgtgtgtctgtaatcccagctactaggaggggctgaagcaggaggatcgcttgaacctgggaggcggaagttgcagtgagccgagaccgtgccactgcactccagcctgggcaacacagcaagactccgtctcaaaaaaaagtgaaaataaaaaaaagagagacatttcTTAGTGGGGGGAACCAGTCATTTTCACCTTGCCTGGAATAATTCAGCTGGGGAAGTGGATATTATTTTAGATTGCCACCTTGGGGCAGCTCAATTTGTATACCTAAAGCCATCTTCTATGTCCTTTCCCGCACCCCCACCAATCCCTTCAAACTTTCCTATCTTAAATTCCTTTCCTTTCAGGTCGACAGGGTAGATAGCAGGCTGGAAGCTTCAGTAGGAGAACTGACCTTGCCTGCAGCCTCCCAGATGTCTCAGTCACAACTAAGCATCAATACCCTGGAGGACCCTGCCAGTACAATGCTGTTACATCTTTTCCCTTTTAGTAAAAGTCCCTTCTTTCTCCCCTCATCATTCACTATCTTTGAGagccttatttttttcattagtctCATAACTTTCCATCCCTtctcttattttccttcattttctttctttcttttttaagtagagatgggatctcactgtattgcccaaggctggtctccaactcctggcctcaagtgatcctcctgcctcagtctcctaaatgctgggattatttttaaaggttacaACTGGAATTCAACTGAGTCTTGAGAATCTAAAAAATGTGTtgacctgggcacagtggctcacatctataatcccagcactatgggaagtcgaggcagaaggatcacttgagcctagcagtttgagaccagcctggacaacacagtgagaccccttctctataaaaaaaaaaattagctgggtgtggtaatggCAGacgcctatagacccagctacttgggaggctgaggtgggaggatcacttgagcccaggaggtagaagctgcagtgagctatgatcatgtcattgcactgtagcctggggaacagagtgggaccctgcctcaaaaaagaaagaaaaaaaaaaagtgtgttgagCATATTGAGATAAGTGTTCCTTGAGCAAGCAGGACCTAGGAGGAACCTGATGCTCAAAAACCAGTTCTGGACTGGGCTGGCCCCCAAAGCAACAGAGATGTCCAAGCTTAGATAGTCCTTCACTCTGGCCACTAGAGAAGAGTTGCTCAATAGAACTGTTTGCTGATGTGCTTCGAGAGGTTGGTTGGTTGAACTGGGTCTTCGGTCTACTTCAGGAGGAGCCTTGCTCAGTCCAGTCACAGCTCTGGTGATGAGGCTTGAGGGATTAAGTATGTCAGGATGGACCAGTGAGGCTAGATGCCCTAAAACACCTATGCTGTGTCATTTGATTCCTTTTGAAAtctttctgtatctttatttaaaaaaaaaaaaagggaaa
Proteins encoded in this region:
- the LOC101010379 gene encoding solute carrier family 2, facilitated glucose transporter member 3-like, which gives rise to MDNKPHVTPALIFAITVATIGSFQFGYNTGVINAPERIIKEFINKSLMEKANALPSEVLLTSLWSLSVAIFSVGGMIGSFSVGLFVNRFGRRNSMLIVNLLAVAGGCLMGLCKIAESVEMLILGRLVIGLFCGLCTGFVPMYIGEISPTALRGAFGTLNQLGIVIGILVAQIFGLEFILGSEELWPMLLGFTILPAILQSATLPCCPESPRFLLINRKEEENAKRILQWLWGTQDVFQDIQEMKDESVRMSQEKQVTVLELFRVSSYRQPIIISIVLQLSQQLSGINAVFYYSTGIFKDAGVEEPIYATIGAGVVNTVFTVVSLFLVERAGRRTLHMIGLGGMAVCSMLMTVSLLLKDTYNGMSFVCIGAILVFVAFFEIGPGPIPWFIVAELFSQGPRPAAMAVAGCSNWTSNFLVGLLFPSAAHYLGAYVFIIFTGFLITFLIFTFFKVPETRGRTFEDITRAFEGQAQGANRSGKDAVMEMNSIQPPKETTSNV